The genomic window ACTGCTCGCCCTGCTCCAGCAGGCGAGCACGACCGAGGACCTCATCGCGATCGAGTCGGCGCTCTCGTCGCGCCAGGCCGAGCTCGACAGCCTGACCGCGCAGCGCGACCTCCTCGTCGACCAGGTCGAGTACTCGACGCTCACGGTGGAGCTCCTCTCCGAGGGCATCGCGCCCGAGGCCGGTCCCGACGACTTCTGGAGCGGCGTGGCGGCCGGATGGGACGCACTCGTCGCCTTCGCCTCGGGCCTGCTCGTCGTGGTCGGCGTGCTGCTGCCCTGGCTCGCGGTGCTGCTCGTGATCGCCGCGATCGTCGCGGTCATCGTGATCCTCGCCACGCGCCGTCGGCACCACGTGGGCCCGGATCGGCCCGAGGACGATCCCGGCCGCCCCACCCACCCCGGCGGCCACGGCCCGGCGTAGGCTGGGCCGCGTGAGCACGCCCAGCACGGATACCCTGCTCGACGACGACCTCCTCGCGCGCGTGCGCGGCCGCGCGGCCGACTACGACGCCCGCAACGCCTTCTTCGCCGAGGACCTCGAGGAACTCGGCGAGCGCGGGTACCTGCGCGCACTGGTGCCCATCGAACTCGGCGGGCTCGGCTGGGACCTCGTCGACATGGTGCGCGCCCAGATGCGCCTCGCAAGCGCCGCTCCCGCGACCGCGCTCGGCGTGAACATGCACCTCGTCTGGACGGGCGTCGCGCGGCTCCTGCACGACCGCGGCGACGACTCCCTCGACTTCCTGCTGCGCGAGGCGGCCGCTGGCGAGGTCTTCGCGTTCGGGATCAGCGAGGCGGGCAACGACCTCATGCTGTTCGGCTCCGGCACGGTCGCCGACCCGCAGCCCGACGGCAGCGTGCGCTACACCGGGCGCAAGATCTTCACCTCGCTCTCACCGGCGTGGACGCGGCTCGGCGTGCACGGCCTCGACACGCGCTCCGCCGACGGGCCGAAGCTCGTGTACGGCTTCATCGACCGCGAGGACCCCGACGTGCGCACGCTCGACGACTGGGACACGATCGGCATGCGGGCTACGCAGAGCCGCACGACCGTCCTGGACGGCGCGGCCGCGTCGGCCGACCGCATCGTGCGGCGCCTCGAGCCCGGGCCGAACCCCGACCCGTTCGTGTTCGCGATCTTCGCGTGCTTCGAGCTGTTCCTGAGTTCGGTGTACGCCGGCCTCGCGCAGCGCGCGATCGAGCTCGCCGTCGATGCGGCGCGCTCGCGCACGTCGAAGAAGACCGGCCGGCCCCGTTCGGAGGATCCCGACGTGCGGCGGCGCATCGCCGAGGCCGCGCTCGCGCTCGACGGCGTCGCGCCGCAGCTCACCTCGCTCGCGCGCGACGTCGTCGAGGGCGTCGACCACGGCGCGTTCTGGTTCGCGAAGCTCTCGGGCGTGAAGGTGCGCACCGTCGAGACCGCGCGCGAGGTCGTCGACCGCGCGGTGCGCGTCGCCGGCGGTGCGAGCTACTTCGCGGGTCATGAACTGGGCCGCCTGCAGCGCGACGTGCTCGCGGGCGTGTTCCATCCGTCGAGCGAGGATGCCGCCCTGTCGACGATCGCGAACGCGTGGCTCGGACCGGTCGCCGACTGACGCCGGCCGATCGATAGACTGGCGCCGCGGCGCGTGCCGCACGTCCGAAGGAGTTCGCCGTGAGCCTGTTCCCGTTCCTGATCGCCATGGGCCTCTTCCTGTTCGGCCTCTGGCTGATGAGCGTCGCCGACGTGGTGGCCGGATTCGAGGCGCTCGTGTTCTTCGGCGGCATCCTGTGCGCCGCGCTGGCCCTCGCGATCCCGATCAACGTGCTCGGGCGGCGCGAGTCCGGTATCTGATGGCGCTGCCCGCCATCGACACCGTCGTCACCTTCCCGGTCGGCGAGCTCATCGCGAGCGCGACGGTCGTGCATGTCGCGCCGTTCGGCGAGGGCCTCGCGGTCATCGCCGACCGTACGAGCATCCACCCTGTGGACCGCGCGTGGCCCGACCAGCCGGCCGATCCGGGCGTGCTGCGCGTCGACGGCCGCGAGGTCGCGATCCGCGACGCGCTCGTCGCGGCGACCGACGGCACCGAGCTGCACATCGGCGACATCCCCGTCCGCCCGGGCACCGACGGGTGGACCTTCGTCGTCGCGCACGTCGTCGACGGCGATGCCGAGGTCGCCGAGGGCGACGAGATCGAGCTCGAGGCCGACGGCGAGGCGCGCCGCGCCCTCTCGATCGGCCACACGGCCTGCCACGCGGCCGCCCTCGCCCTGAACCGCGCCCTCGCCGGCCGCTGGTCGAAGGCCGCCCGCGAGGATGCGCTGGGTTCGCCCGACTTCGACGGCATCGCGATCGCGACCTCGCGCATCCACGCCATGGGCTCGGTCGACCGCTACCGGCTCAACAAGTCGCTCCGTCGCGCCGGCTTCGACGCGACCGGGCTCGGCGACGAGCTCGACGCGCTCGCGGCCTCCGTCGACGCGACGCTCGCCGAGTGGGTCGCCGCCGACGCGCGCGTCCGCGTCGAGCGCGTGGGCGAGCACCTGAGCGACCGGCGCACCTGGGTGTGCGAGCTGCCCGAGGGCTCGGCACGCATCCCGTGCGGCGGCACGCACGCCGGTTCGCTCGGCGAGCTCGGCGCCGTGCACGTGGCGTTCGAGCTCGGCGACGACGCCGGCACGCCGGTGCTCACGATGACCACCACCGCGCAGCCCGGCGCCGCCTGAGCGTTCCTCGGCGGCGAGGTCGGCGTGCGGGGTTAGCATGTCGGGCGTGGGTATTCGCATCGAGAAGGTCGATCTGCCCGGGATCGGCTTCCGCCACGACCTCGTGACCGAGGGCGGGCGGCGCATCAGCGTGGTGTCGCACCGGGACGGCGAGCGCGACCTCGGGGTCTTCGACGAGGACGACCCCGACGCGTGCCGCGACTCCATCCCCCTGAACGACGACGAGGCCGCGGCGCTCGCCGACGTGCTCGGCGCCTCCGTGATGATGTCGCGCCTCACGAGCCTCTCCGATGAGACCGCGGGCCTGTACACCGAGCAGATCGCCCTGCCGACCGATTCGCCCTACCTCAACCGCCCGCTCGGCGACACCAAGGCCCGCACCCGCACGCACGCGTCGGTCGTCGCCATCGTCCGCGACGGCCAGGTGATCCCGTCGCCCACGCCCGCCGACGTGCTGCGGGCCGGCGACGTGATCGTCGCGGTCGGCACGCGCGAGGGCCTCGACGGCGTCGCCAACCTGCTCGCGCACGGACCCGACTGAGTCCGGGCCCGGGATGCACGAGACGACGCTGCTCCTCATCGAGGTCGGCGCGCTGCTCTTCGCCATGAGCCTGCTCGGGCGCCTCGCGATCCGCTTCGGAATCTCCCCCATCCCGTTCTACCTGGTCCTCGGGCTCGCCTTCGGCGACGGCGGCCTGCTGCCCCTCCAGGCGAGCGAGGAGTTCCTCGCGACCGCATCCGAGATCGGGATCATCCTGCTGCTCGCGCTGCTCGGGCTCGAGTACACCGCGCCCGAGCTGTTCTCGAGCCTGCTCACCTCGCGACGGGCGGGCATCGTCGACGCCGTGCTCAACGCCATTCCCGGCGCCGCGCTGGCGCTCCTGCTCGGCTGGGGCCCGGTCGCCGCCGTGGCGCTCGCCGGCGTCACCTGGGTCTCCTCCTCGGGCGTCATCGCGAAGCTGCTGCGCGACCTCGGCCGGCTCTCGAACCGCGAGACGCCGTCGGTGCTCGCGGTGCTGGTGATCGAGGACCTCGCCATGGCGTTCTACCTGCCGGTGCTCTCGGCGATCGTCGTCGGCGTGAGCCTCCT from Agromyces aurantiacus includes these protein-coding regions:
- a CDS encoding acyl-CoA dehydrogenase family protein, which codes for MSTPSTDTLLDDDLLARVRGRAADYDARNAFFAEDLEELGERGYLRALVPIELGGLGWDLVDMVRAQMRLASAAPATALGVNMHLVWTGVARLLHDRGDDSLDFLLREAAAGEVFAFGISEAGNDLMLFGSGTVADPQPDGSVRYTGRKIFTSLSPAWTRLGVHGLDTRSADGPKLVYGFIDREDPDVRTLDDWDTIGMRATQSRTTVLDGAAASADRIVRRLEPGPNPDPFVFAIFACFELFLSSVYAGLAQRAIELAVDAARSRTSKKTGRPRSEDPDVRRRIAEAALALDGVAPQLTSLARDVVEGVDHGAFWFAKLSGVKVRTVETAREVVDRAVRVAGGASYFAGHELGRLQRDVLAGVFHPSSEDAALSTIANAWLGPVAD
- a CDS encoding metal-dependent hydrolase, which encodes MALPAIDTVVTFPVGELIASATVVHVAPFGEGLAVIADRTSIHPVDRAWPDQPADPGVLRVDGREVAIRDALVAATDGTELHIGDIPVRPGTDGWTFVVAHVVDGDAEVAEGDEIELEADGEARRALSIGHTACHAAALALNRALAGRWSKAAREDALGSPDFDGIAIATSRIHAMGSVDRYRLNKSLRRAGFDATGLGDELDALAASVDATLAEWVAADARVRVERVGEHLSDRRTWVCELPEGSARIPCGGTHAGSLGELGAVHVAFELGDDAGTPVLTMTTTAQPGAA
- a CDS encoding cation:proton antiporter regulatory subunit, whose protein sequence is MGIRIEKVDLPGIGFRHDLVTEGGRRISVVSHRDGERDLGVFDEDDPDACRDSIPLNDDEAAALADVLGASVMMSRLTSLSDETAGLYTEQIALPTDSPYLNRPLGDTKARTRTHASVVAIVRDGQVIPSPTPADVLRAGDVIVAVGTREGLDGVANLLAHGPD